The following coding sequences lie in one Patescibacteria group bacterium genomic window:
- the nusG gene encoding transcription termination/antitermination protein NusG — MSRQTSGVGRRWYALHTYSGYEENVSRNLKQRIESMDMGDRIFNVLIPTEKKIRIKNGKRRIVEEKIFPGYVLVEMQVTDDSWYVVRNTPNVTGFIGAGTTPTPIAEDEIKALQKRMGIEEPKYQIDVTPGTPVKIVDGPFKDFEGKVSEVDEARGKVKALVSMFGRETPVELDFLQIQKL; from the coding sequence ATGTCTAGGCAAACAAGTGGCGTAGGTAGGCGTTGGTATGCTCTGCATACTTATTCCGGTTACGAGGAAAATGTTTCTCGTAATTTAAAGCAACGTATTGAATCAATGGATATGGGAGATAGGATTTTTAACGTGCTTATTCCTACAGAAAAGAAAATTCGTATTAAAAATGGCAAGCGTCGTATAGTGGAAGAAAAAATTTTCCCTGGTTACGTGTTAGTGGAAATGCAGGTAACGGACGATTCTTGGTATGTGGTTCGTAATACCCCCAATGTTACCGGATTTATTGGTGCCGGCACGACGCCGACGCCGATTGCCGAGGACGAAATAAAGGCCTTACAAAAAAGAATGGGTATAGAAGAGCCCAAGTATCAAATAGATGTTACGCCTGGTACGCCGGTTAAAATTGTCGATGGTCCTTTTAAGGATTTTGAAGGCAAGGTTTCTGAAGTGGATGAGGCGCGCGGTAAGGTTAAGGCTTTAGTTTCTATGTTTGGTCGAGAAACTCCAGTAGAATTGGATTTTTTGCAAATTCAGAAATTATAA
- a CDS encoding dihydrofolate reductase translates to MEFSIIAAVDKNNGLGKAGTLVWRLKGDLEHFKAITTRSVALGKQNAVIMGSVTWLSLPEQFRPLPDRLNVVLNHHQDFILPAGVILATSFDEALEQLVARDDIGEIFVIGGASVYAMAIKQPACTRIYLTRIDKEFDCDVFFPSVDESVFVEAVVSPEQKEKDISYRFFEYVKIVE, encoded by the coding sequence ATGGAATTTTCAATTATAGCGGCTGTAGATAAAAATAATGGCCTCGGTAAGGCTGGCACATTAGTTTGGCGTTTAAAAGGCGACCTAGAGCATTTTAAGGCCATTACAACGCGTTCTGTGGCCTTGGGCAAGCAGAATGCTGTTATAATGGGTAGTGTTACTTGGCTTTCTTTACCAGAACAATTTAGGCCTTTGCCGGATAGGCTTAATGTGGTGTTAAATCATCATCAGGATTTTATTTTGCCAGCCGGGGTAATTTTGGCCACTTCGTTTGACGAAGCTTTAGAACAGTTAGTGGCTCGGGATGATATAGGGGAAATATTTGTTATTGGTGGGGCTAGTGTTTATGCTATGGCCATTAAGCAGCCGGCTTGTACCAGGATTTATTTAACCAGAATAGACAAAGAATTTGATTGCGATGTATTTTTTCCAAGCGTGGATGAATCTGTTTTTGTGGAAGCCGTAGTTTCGCCAGAACAGAAGGAAAAGGATATTAGCTATCGTTTTTTTGAATACGTTAAAATAGTAGAATAA
- the gatB gene encoding Asp-tRNA(Asn)/Glu-tRNA(Gln) amidotransferase subunit GatB: MELEPIIGLEIHVQLKTKSKMFCACDNTGEDQAPNTTICPICTGHPGTLPVPNKVAIAMASQAALALHLKVNSHSKFDRKNYFYPDLPKGYQISQYDEPLASEGYLEIVVAKETIRIGIERLHLEEDTAKLLHGQGKTLVDFNRAGTPLMEIVTKPDIKTPEQARVFLQELRLILRYLEVSDADMEKGHLRCDANISLRPKGEDKFYTKTEIKNMNSFKSVEKALAYEINRQTDLWQHNNPPIKTVTRGWDDKKGITVEQREKEAVNDYRYFPEPDIPPLNINPEEIQNWQVSLPELPANRRWRLQTDYGLALAEAQLLTDDKELGDYVQRVVKSLSNELEGELKAAAKLAVNWILHKLTPIMLAAGLTIDKLPFSLSQMTEFLLLVSRRQVNSTNAQLLLKTMVETGKPPVAILEDNDLAQSSSSDGLIEIIKTVVSQYPDQVAQFKAGKDPVIKFLLGAVMKQAKGKADPLEAENNLREFLK, translated from the coding sequence ATGGAACTGGAACCGATTATCGGGCTGGAAATACATGTTCAGCTAAAAACTAAATCTAAAATGTTTTGCGCTTGCGACAATACTGGCGAGGACCAAGCGCCCAATACGACTATTTGTCCAATTTGCACTGGACATCCCGGCACTTTGCCTGTGCCTAATAAAGTAGCTATAGCTATGGCTAGTCAGGCGGCTTTAGCTTTGCATTTAAAAGTTAACAGTCATTCTAAATTTGATAGAAAAAATTATTTTTACCCCGATTTGCCTAAAGGCTACCAAATATCTCAATATGACGAGCCTTTAGCCAGCGAGGGTTATTTAGAAATAGTGGTTGCTAAAGAAACGATTCGTATTGGTATAGAAAGGCTTCATTTGGAAGAGGATACGGCCAAGCTTTTACACGGACAAGGTAAAACTTTAGTGGATTTTAATCGGGCTGGTACACCTTTAATGGAAATAGTAACCAAGCCAGATATTAAAACTCCGGAACAGGCTAGGGTTTTTTTGCAGGAACTTAGACTTATTTTGCGTTATTTGGAAGTTTCTGATGCTGATATGGAAAAAGGTCATTTGCGTTGCGATGCTAATATATCTTTAAGACCGAAAGGGGAAGATAAATTTTATACCAAAACAGAAATAAAGAATATGAATTCTTTTAAGTCAGTGGAAAAAGCCTTGGCTTACGAAATTAATCGGCAAACTGATTTATGGCAACACAATAATCCGCCAATTAAAACAGTTACTCGTGGTTGGGACGATAAAAAAGGAATAACAGTTGAACAAAGGGAAAAGGAAGCGGTTAATGATTATCGTTATTTTCCTGAACCAGATATACCACCCTTAAATATTAATCCAGAAGAAATACAAAATTGGCAAGTTAGTTTGCCAGAATTGCCAGCTAATCGTCGTTGGCGTTTGCAAACCGATTATGGTTTAGCTTTGGCCGAGGCTCAGCTTTTAACAGATGATAAGGAATTAGGAGATTATGTACAAAGGGTAGTTAAATCTTTAAGTAATGAACTAGAAGGAGAATTAAAAGCAGCGGCTAAATTGGCAGTTAATTGGATATTGCATAAGTTAACACCAATTATGTTAGCGGCTGGTTTAACTATAGATAAATTACCTTTTTCCTTAAGCCAAATGACAGAATTTTTGCTTTTGGTATCCCGCCGGCAAGTTAATTCCACTAATGCCCAACTATTGCTTAAAACAATGGTAGAAACAGGTAAACCACCCGTAGCTATTTTGGAAGATAATGATTTAGCCCAATCGTCTTCCAGTGACGGTTTAATTGAAATAATAAAGACGGTTGTTAGTCAATATCCCGATCAAGTAGCTCAGTTTAAGGCCGGCAAGGATCCGGTGATAAAATTTTTACTGGGTGCAGTTATGAAGCAGGCTAAGGGCAAGGCTGATCCTTTGGAGGCGGAAAATAATTTAAGAGAATTTTTAAAATAA
- the rplK gene encoding 50S ribosomal protein L11, translating to MASKKIKTVIKLQIPAGKANPAPPVGPALGQHGLNIQEFCTKFNAATKDKGNEITPVEITVFEDRTYTFILKTPPAAELIKKAAGIEKGSGKPLQTKVGKITKKQVKEIAEKKMPDLNANNLEGAMKIIEGTARQMGVTVED from the coding sequence ATGGCTAGCAAGAAAATAAAGACAGTAATTAAATTACAAATTCCAGCCGGTAAAGCTAATCCAGCTCCGCCAGTTGGTCCAGCTTTGGGTCAGCATGGTCTTAATATTCAAGAGTTTTGTACCAAGTTTAATGCCGCTACCAAAGACAAAGGAAACGAAATAACTCCAGTAGAAATAACGGTTTTTGAAGATAGAACTTATACTTTTATACTCAAAACACCGCCGGCCGCTGAACTTATTAAAAAAGCAGCTGGCATAGAAAAGGGTTCTGGTAAACCCTTGCAGACTAAGGTAGGTAAAATAACCAAGAAACAGGTTAAGGAAATAGCCGAGAAAAAAATGCCAGATTTAAATGCCAATAATTTAGAGGGTGCTATGAAGATTATTGAAGGTACGGCTCGGCAAATGGGTGTTACAGTAGAGGATTAA
- the tmk gene encoding dTMP kinase codes for MIKKGLFIVIEGTDGSGKTLQTALLSKALRKQGKKVQVISFPRYGQPSAKLVEQYLNGYFGQSWQVSPYQASLFYAVDRFAATKQIRNWLKQGRIVIANRYVFSNAAHQGGKIVNIKERKKYWQWLIDLEYNLLNIPEPDITFLLHVSAKLAQQLVDKKTKRSYIKSGKKRDIHENDLNHLQAAEKAYLELVKLYKLKVIKCQEGGKLLEPQKINNNLQKIIK; via the coding sequence ATGATTAAAAAGGGGCTATTTATAGTAATAGAGGGAACAGACGGTTCGGGAAAAACCTTGCAGACTGCTTTGTTGTCTAAGGCTTTGCGTAAGCAAGGTAAAAAAGTGCAAGTAATCAGTTTTCCTCGTTATGGTCAGCCGTCGGCTAAGTTAGTGGAGCAATATTTGAATGGTTATTTTGGCCAAAGCTGGCAGGTGAGCCCCTATCAAGCCTCATTGTTTTATGCAGTGGATAGGTTTGCGGCGACTAAGCAAATAAGAAATTGGTTAAAACAGGGGCGGATAGTTATAGCCAATCGTTATGTCTTTAGTAATGCCGCTCATCAAGGTGGTAAAATAGTAAACATTAAAGAAAGAAAAAAGTATTGGCAATGGCTAATTGATTTAGAATATAATCTGTTAAATATACCCGAACCAGATATTACTTTTTTACTCCATGTTTCAGCTAAATTAGCTCAGCAATTAGTGGATAAAAAAACCAAACGGTCTTATATAAAGTCTGGCAAAAAGCGAGATATACACGAGAATGATTTGAATCATTTGCAAGCGGCGGAGAAGGCTTATTTAGAGTTGGTTAAGTTATATAAGTTAAAAGTTATAAAATGTCAGGAAGGAGGTAAATTATTAGAACCACAAAAAATAAACAATAATCTTCAAAAAATAATAAAATAA
- a CDS encoding dCTP deaminase translates to MILSDRDIKKYLQDKKIGIDPLLEGSVQPASVDLHLDKKFLIFRHTSHAFIDVKEPIADLMEEIIISDDKPFIIHPGEFALGVTVEKITLGNDMVARLEGKSSLGRIGIIVHATAGFIDPGNSLKPTLELHNIGNLPVKLYANMAIAQVAFMPMSSPAENPYDSSHKYYGASDPQASKIHENFKS, encoded by the coding sequence ATGATATTATCCGATCGTGACATTAAGAAGTATTTACAGGATAAAAAAATCGGCATTGATCCTTTGTTAGAAGGTTCGGTGCAACCAGCTTCGGTAGATTTGCATTTGGATAAAAAATTTTTAATTTTTCGGCACACCTCACATGCTTTTATAGATGTTAAGGAGCCGATTGCCGATTTAATGGAGGAAATAATAATTAGTGACGATAAACCTTTTATAATACATCCCGGTGAATTTGCTTTGGGTGTTACGGTAGAAAAAATTACTTTAGGAAACGATATGGTAGCTCGCTTGGAAGGTAAATCTAGCTTAGGCCGCATTGGCATTATTGTGCATGCCACAGCCGGATTTATCGATCCAGGTAATTCTTTAAAGCCGACTTTAGAGCTTCATAATATTGGTAACTTACCGGTTAAATTATACGCCAATATGGCCATAGCCCAGGTGGCTTTTATGCCCATGTCTTCGCCAGCGGAAAATCCTTATGATTCTTCACATAAGTATTATGGAGCGTCTGATCCGCAGGCTAGTAAGATTCACGAAAATTTTAAATCTTAA
- the secE gene encoding preprotein translocase subunit SecE, which translates to MANLLTDYLKNSYQEFKKVAWPTKKETTQHTLLVIGISLAVAVFLGAIDYFLNLGLERLLGF; encoded by the coding sequence ATGGCTAATTTATTGACAGATTATCTAAAAAATTCTTACCAGGAATTTAAAAAAGTAGCCTGGCCAACCAAAAAAGAAACCACCCAGCATACTTTGCTGGTTATTGGGATATCTTTAGCTGTGGCGGTTTTTTTAGGTGCGATTGATTACTTTTTGAATCTTGGTTTGGAAAGATTGTTAGGTTTTTAA
- a CDS encoding thymidylate synthase, giving the protein MQQYLSLLQEVLDKGETKTDRTGTGTISLFGAQRKYDLRQGFPLVTTKKVKYESIVRELLWFLHGATNIHDDNLTDHTPIWDAWADEQGNLGPIYGYQWRRWEKFTWDESAKSYQKSYVDQINWVIEEIKNKPDSRRLIVSAWNVADLPKMALLPCHVLFQFYVVNNRLDMQLYQRSCDMALGVPYNIASYATLLTIVAQECNLTPGIFTHTHGDTHIYLNHLVGVKEQLNRQPYSLPKLIVAKKPLVELKVEDFILENYKHHPFIKFEVAV; this is encoded by the coding sequence ATGCAACAATATCTAAGTTTACTGCAGGAAGTTTTAGACAAAGGCGAAACTAAGACCGATCGTACTGGTACGGGCACTATTTCTTTATTTGGCGCTCAGCGTAAGTATGATTTACGCCAAGGTTTTCCTTTGGTAACCACTAAAAAGGTTAAGTATGAAAGTATAGTTAGAGAACTTTTATGGTTTTTGCATGGTGCTACTAATATCCACGATGATAATTTAACCGACCATACGCCTATTTGGGATGCTTGGGCTGATGAACAAGGAAATTTGGGTCCGATTTATGGTTATCAGTGGCGCAGATGGGAAAAATTCACTTGGGATGAATCTGCCAAGTCTTACCAAAAAAGTTACGTAGATCAAATAAATTGGGTTATTGAAGAAATAAAAAATAAACCTGATTCCCGTAGGTTAATAGTAAGCGCCTGGAATGTGGCGGATTTACCCAAAATGGCCCTTTTACCCTGCCATGTTTTGTTTCAATTTTATGTGGTAAATAACAGACTGGATATGCAGCTTTATCAAAGAAGCTGCGATATGGCTTTGGGTGTGCCTTATAATATTGCCAGTTATGCCACTCTGTTAACTATCGTGGCTCAGGAGTGTAATTTAACGCCAGGGATTTTTACGCATACTCATGGTGATACGCATATTTATCTTAATCATTTAGTTGGGGTAAAAGAGCAGTTAAACAGACAACCTTATTCTTTACCTAAATTAATTGTTGCTAAAAAACCTTTAGTTGAATTAAAAGTAGAAGATTTTATTTTAGAAAATTATAAGCATCATCCTTTTATAAAATTTGAAGTAGCTGTTTAA
- the gyrB gene encoding DNA topoisomerase (ATP-hydrolyzing) subunit B, translated as MTKKEDKKKKGAAYGAEQITVLEGLDPVRKRPGMYIGNTAKEGLHHLIWEVVDNGIDEAMAGYATNVVITLLPNSRVAVFDDGRGIPVDIHKTTKVSALETVLTKLHAGGKFGGEGYKVSGGLHGVGVSVVNALSTHLKAEVKRDGKLWMQEYQRGKPETKVKAVGPARGTGTTITFEPDPEIFSVLDFDWKYILDHLRQQAYLTKGVKIVVKDQRVKSDFKEHTFYFEGGVASYVKHLNRLGNAKHDNVFYVTKEINGIQVEAAIQYVDDYKETVFTFANNIYTVEGGMHLIGFKTALTRTLNSYARAKNYIKEKDDNLTGEDTREGLTAVISVKLKDPQFEGQTKAKLGNAEIRPAVESVVADSLTIFLEENPRDGEAIIGKCLLASRARLAARAARDTVLRKGALEGFTLPGKLADCSSKDASESELYIVEGDSAGGSAKQGRDRRFQAILPLRGKILNVERARFEKILANNELKSLIIALGTNVGEQFNIEDLRYHKIVIMTDADVDGAHIRTLLLTLFYRHFKSLITSGYIYIAQPPLYRVQKGKDIRFVYNEEALDKALKEMQTAKVSKVAAKKAVLKDDTEENIEDGVETASVGGIAVQRYKGLGEMNPQQLWDTTMDPVQRLMKKVTIEDAARADEIFEILMGAEVAPRKRFIHTHAKSVKNLDI; from the coding sequence ATGACTAAAAAGGAAGATAAAAAGAAAAAAGGTGCCGCTTATGGAGCGGAACAAATAACCGTGTTAGAAGGTTTGGATCCGGTGCGCAAACGCCCGGGTATGTATATCGGTAATACCGCCAAAGAAGGTTTGCATCACTTAATTTGGGAAGTGGTGGACAACGGTATCGACGAGGCTATGGCTGGTTACGCCACTAATGTAGTTATAACTTTACTGCCTAATTCGCGGGTAGCGGTTTTTGACGATGGACGTGGTATACCGGTAGATATTCACAAAACAACTAAAGTTTCGGCTTTGGAAACAGTTTTAACCAAATTGCATGCCGGTGGTAAATTCGGCGGCGAAGGTTATAAAGTCTCTGGTGGTTTGCACGGCGTGGGTGTTTCAGTAGTTAATGCTTTATCAACCCATCTTAAAGCTGAAGTTAAAAGAGATGGCAAATTATGGATGCAAGAATATCAAAGAGGTAAACCAGAAACTAAGGTAAAGGCTGTCGGCCCGGCTCGTGGTACTGGTACGACCATAACTTTTGAACCAGATCCGGAAATTTTTTCGGTTTTGGATTTTGATTGGAAGTATATTTTGGATCATTTAAGACAGCAGGCTTATTTAACCAAAGGTGTAAAAATAGTAGTTAAGGACCAGCGAGTAAAAAGTGATTTTAAAGAGCACACTTTTTACTTTGAAGGTGGCGTGGCTTCTTATGTTAAGCATTTGAATCGTTTGGGTAATGCCAAACATGATAATGTTTTTTATGTTACCAAAGAAATTAACGGCATTCAGGTGGAAGCGGCTATCCAGTACGTGGATGATTATAAAGAAACAGTTTTTACTTTTGCCAATAATATTTATACGGTGGAAGGTGGTATGCATTTGATAGGTTTTAAAACAGCTTTAACTCGGACGCTTAACAGTTATGCTCGAGCTAAAAATTACATAAAAGAAAAGGATGATAATTTAACCGGCGAGGATACGCGTGAAGGCTTAACGGCTGTTATAAGCGTTAAACTTAAAGACCCACAGTTTGAAGGCCAAACTAAAGCCAAGTTGGGTAATGCGGAAATTAGGCCGGCGGTGGAAAGTGTGGTGGCTGACAGTTTGACGATTTTTTTGGAAGAAAACCCACGCGACGGTGAAGCTATAATCGGTAAGTGTTTGCTGGCTTCCAGAGCTCGTTTGGCTGCCCGGGCGGCTAGGGATACAGTTTTACGGAAAGGCGCTTTGGAAGGTTTTACTTTGCCGGGTAAGCTGGCTGATTGTTCTTCTAAAGACGCTTCGGAAAGCGAACTTTATATAGTAGAGGGTGATTCAGCCGGTGGTAGTGCTAAACAGGGTCGCGATCGCAGGTTCCAGGCTATTTTGCCACTTAGGGGGAAAATTTTAAACGTGGAGCGCGCTCGCTTTGAAAAGATTTTAGCTAACAATGAACTTAAGTCGTTGATTATTGCTTTAGGCACCAATGTTGGCGAGCAATTTAACATAGAGGATTTACGTTATCATAAAATTGTTATAATGACCGACGCCGATGTGGACGGCGCTCATATTAGAACTTTATTGTTAACTTTGTTCTATCGTCATTTTAAGTCTCTTATTACGTCTGGTTATATTTATATAGCTCAACCGCCACTTTATCGCGTGCAAAAAGGTAAGGATATTCGTTTTGTTTATAATGAAGAAGCTTTGGATAAGGCTCTTAAAGAAATGCAAACAGCTAAAGTTAGCAAGGTAGCAGCTAAAAAAGCAGTGCTTAAGGATGATACTGAAGAAAATATTGAGGATGGCGTAGAAACAGCTTCGGTTGGCGGTATAGCCGTGCAACGTTACAAAGGTTTGGGTGAAATGAACCCACAGCAATTGTGGGACACAACCATGGATCCGGTACAACGTTTAATGAAAAAGGTAACTATTGAAGATGCTGCCCGGGCTGATGAGATATTTGAAATTCTAATGGGCGCTGAAGTTGCCCCTCGAAAACGTTTTATTCACACCCACGCTAAGAGTGTAAAGAATTTGGATATATAA
- the rplA gene encoding 50S ribosomal protein L1: MTKEQSVGIKAKNKGGRRYAAASQLIDKSKIYSLTEAIDLLKKMPATKFDASIEAHFGLGVDVKQANQQVRGSAVLPHGLGKQKRVAVFCSEDKVKAAKEAGAVLVGGEELIKEIQTTGRCDFDIAVATPDIMRQLAPIAKILGQKGLMPNPKTETITPDVVQAVKELSKGKINFKLDSTGNLHQMVGKLSFDATKLADNISTLLEAIKRAKPAATKGTYIRSFTLCTSMGPAIKVSSV, from the coding sequence ATGACCAAAGAACAATCGGTCGGTATAAAGGCCAAGAATAAAGGTGGTAGGCGTTATGCTGCCGCCAGTCAGTTAATAGACAAGAGTAAAATTTATAGTTTAACAGAAGCTATAGATTTGCTTAAAAAAATGCCAGCTACCAAGTTTGACGCTTCCATAGAAGCTCATTTTGGTTTGGGTGTGGATGTAAAACAAGCTAATCAACAGGTGCGCGGTTCAGCTGTTTTGCCTCATGGTTTAGGCAAACAAAAACGCGTGGCAGTTTTTTGTTCTGAAGATAAAGTCAAAGCCGCTAAAGAAGCCGGCGCAGTTTTGGTGGGTGGTGAAGAGTTGATTAAGGAAATTCAAACTACTGGCCGTTGTGATTTTGATATTGCTGTGGCCACGCCAGATATTATGCGTCAGTTAGCTCCGATTGCTAAAATTCTAGGACAAAAAGGCTTAATGCCTAACCCTAAAACCGAAACTATTACGCCAGATGTTGTTCAGGCGGTTAAAGAATTAAGCAAAGGTAAAATAAATTTTAAGTTAGACAGTACTGGTAATTTGCACCAAATGGTTGGAAAACTTTCTTTTGATGCTACTAAATTAGCAGATAATATTAGTACCTTATTGGAGGCGATTAAGCGCGCCAAGCCAGCGGCCACTAAAGGTACTTATATTCGTAGTTTTACTTTGTGTACTTCTATGGGACCGGCTATTAAGGTGAGTTCTGTTTAG
- the dut gene encoding dUTP diphosphatase codes for MKLLVKKLDARAKVPSYVHPYDAGLDLFALEDYVVPAGQRLTDIRTGIAMVIPEGYVGLCWDKSGLAAKAGLKVMAGVIDSGFRGELKLVVFNTSNQDYTFKAGEKVMQILIQPVLSVEVEEVEDLDDTSRGQGSWGSTGK; via the coding sequence ATGAAATTATTAGTCAAAAAGTTGGATGCAAGAGCTAAAGTGCCTTCTTATGTGCATCCTTATGATGCTGGTTTAGATTTGTTTGCTTTAGAGGACTATGTGGTTCCAGCAGGCCAACGTTTAACTGATATTCGTACCGGTATTGCTATGGTTATACCGGAAGGCTATGTGGGTTTGTGTTGGGATAAATCTGGCTTAGCGGCCAAAGCTGGTTTAAAGGTTATGGCCGGGGTTATAGACAGTGGTTTTCGCGGGGAACTTAAATTAGTCGTATTTAATACCAGCAATCAGGATTATACTTTTAAGGCTGGTGAAAAAGTTATGCAAATATTAATTCAACCGGTTTTATCCGTAGAAGTGGAAGAAGTGGAGGACTTAGACGATACTTCCCGCGGTCAAGGTAGTTGGGGTAGTACGGGGAAATAA